In Clostridium swellfunianum, a genomic segment contains:
- a CDS encoding gamma-glutamyl-gamma-aminobutyrate hydrolase family protein, which produces MKAKKPIILITVDYDYNRDTSQIKNLYCEALAEAGAAPLLVPISEREDLFDAYIDSCEGVMITGGPDVDPFYYGESTMPCNGEVSPYRDFMELGLIKKAFQSKKPMLGICRGIQCINIALGGTIYQDIHEQLKDKQLIKHSQSAPRWHVTHEISIKKGSLLSHIYKAEKTYVNSFHHQAVKDIAPDFEATSWAEDGTVESIEYSKDCFTVGVQWHPEDLWKKHAAQKELFVKFVEQCRR; this is translated from the coding sequence TTGAAAGCAAAAAAGCCTATAATCCTTATAACTGTAGACTATGATTATAATAGAGACACATCACAAATTAAAAATTTATATTGTGAAGCTTTAGCAGAGGCAGGAGCTGCACCTTTGTTGGTTCCAATTTCTGAAAGAGAAGATTTATTTGATGCCTATATTGATAGCTGTGAAGGAGTTATGATTACAGGAGGACCAGACGTTGACCCATTTTATTATGGAGAAAGTACCATGCCTTGCAACGGTGAGGTTTCTCCTTATAGAGATTTTATGGAGCTAGGGCTTATTAAAAAGGCCTTTCAAAGTAAAAAGCCAATGCTGGGAATTTGTAGAGGTATTCAATGTATTAATATAGCTTTAGGAGGAACAATTTACCAAGACATTCATGAACAGCTAAAGGACAAGCAGCTTATAAAGCATTCACAAAGTGCTCCTCGCTGGCATGTTACTCATGAAATATCTATAAAGAAAGGCTCCCTTTTGAGTCACATATATAAGGCTGAAAAGACATATGTTAATTCCTTTCATCACCAAGCAGTAAAGGACATTGCTCCTGACTTTGAGGCAACCTCTTGGGCTGAGGACGGCACTGTTGAAAGCATTGAGTACAGCAAAGATTGTTTTACCGTAGGAGTTCAGTGGCATCCTGAGGATTTGTGGAAAAAGCATGCTGCTCAGAAGGAGCTGTTTGTAAAATTTGTGGAGCAGTGCAGAAGATAG
- a CDS encoding DUF2750 domain-containing protein, producing MNYSEVEEIFCLTENKKYKYFFNKLVESEHVCGLKDKNGWITAKDNEGRITMPLWPSYEFAKYCQENQWKETQIETIDLYEFLEYWLEGMKRDGCRILVFADTGGGGISVDALDLKNELQDFLSKY from the coding sequence ATGAATTACAGCGAAGTAGAAGAAATATTTTGCCTAACTGAGAACAAAAAATATAAGTATTTTTTTAATAAGTTAGTTGAATCAGAGCATGTTTGCGGTTTAAAAGATAAAAATGGATGGATTACCGCTAAGGATAACGAGGGTAGGATTACCATGCCCTTGTGGCCCTCTTATGAATTTGCTAAGTACTGCCAAGAAAATCAGTGGAAGGAAACTCAAATAGAAACTATTGATTTATATGAGTTTTTGGAATACTGGCTTGAGGGAATGAAGAGAGATGGCTGCAGGATACTTGTATTTGCAGATACTGGTGGTGGGGGAATCTCCGTTGATGCATTAGATTTAAAAAATGAGCTGCAGGATTTTTTAAGCAAATATTAA
- a CDS encoding MASE3 domain-containing protein produces the protein MYKHAKKYYNLVKEDKFYIIFLKTMVIGIGIGFLIDRSLWRVNSGAVHAALDLICIVFNMSLFFVVWNKYDSSPLSSRLIAFGLLTTSIYDTLHIYNLNSLGVSSASSSDLSIKFWVLGRLTEIIMIFIASLNFRNKKIKLDKRLILIIFLFLPVAASYIVINYDALFPLLYNDNGLTSIKIILELIIIALAIISLLRHKGKIKERGYVSYKYLSIALIFIIPTEICVMLYKTRTSALIEYAHVFRILYCYFLYKSIFQGSINYTYEELDKSKKRLTDILDAIPIGIKTFDSNLKLDFANKQFENLFGCKREEIIGLSNNEISNIFKNTNILSVVEKNKETKNSIETFLRKDDKNIKLQVESQIIEDGMMLIIKDIEKEQDINTLHIQTHTILNSMQNPSVIIDNNYNIVSVNKSYEELIGLSSDRLIGMNMMKLYKLVNYIYKEVYTDQTENDIHEEHFEGMFTNFIGIKKSVIVRRSDILNVYGNPIGRISVITDITDLREQQEKTLHQEKLALLGQMGAAIVHETRNFLTTIKGCGQLIMATSDQSKVIEYATKIDVNTDEVNRIISDFLSLSKPKQAALEEIAVCDLLESVKSIIETSSLIRGVDIKFIYDIDERYIICDEAQIRQVILNMCKNAVEAMAELSNPILTIEAGIIEENNNIYIKISDNGKGMSKETLEKIGTPFFTTKQSGTGLGLSVCYDLVKQQGGWIDIHSTEGLGTTFTINLPGLEDDEEESA, from the coding sequence ATGTATAAACATGCTAAAAAATATTATAACCTCGTAAAAGAAGATAAGTTCTATATTATCTTTTTAAAAACAATGGTGATTGGAATAGGAATTGGATTTCTTATTGACAGATCTTTGTGGAGAGTGAATAGTGGAGCTGTCCATGCAGCTCTAGATTTAATATGTATAGTTTTTAACATGTCTTTATTTTTTGTGGTTTGGAATAAATATGATAGCAGTCCGTTAAGCAGCAGACTTATCGCATTTGGATTGCTAACTACCTCCATATATGATACTTTACATATTTATAATCTTAATTCTTTAGGTGTTTCTAGTGCTAGCAGCAGTGATTTATCCATTAAGTTTTGGGTGTTAGGCAGGCTTACAGAAATTATAATGATTTTTATTGCTTCCCTAAATTTCAGAAATAAAAAAATTAAGCTAGATAAAAGACTAATTTTAATCATTTTTCTATTTTTACCTGTAGCGGCATCATACATAGTTATCAACTATGATGCTTTGTTTCCGCTACTTTACAATGACAATGGGTTAACCTCTATAAAAATTATTCTTGAACTAATAATAATCGCTCTGGCTATAATTAGCTTATTAAGGCATAAGGGAAAAATCAAAGAGAGAGGGTATGTATCCTATAAATACTTATCCATTGCTCTCATATTTATTATACCAACAGAAATATGTGTTATGTTATATAAAACTCGTACTTCAGCTTTAATAGAGTATGCACATGTGTTTAGAATATTGTATTGCTATTTTCTATATAAAAGTATTTTTCAAGGAAGTATAAACTATACCTACGAGGAGCTTGACAAGTCAAAGAAAAGGCTTACAGATATACTTGATGCAATTCCAATTGGTATAAAAACCTTTGATAGTAATCTTAAATTAGATTTTGCCAATAAGCAATTTGAAAATTTATTTGGCTGTAAAAGAGAAGAAATAATTGGGTTAAGCAATAATGAAATTAGTAACATATTTAAGAATACTAATATATTAAGCGTTGTAGAGAAAAATAAAGAAACTAAAAATTCTATTGAAACTTTCCTTAGAAAGGATGACAAAAATATTAAGCTTCAGGTTGAATCCCAAATAATTGAAGATGGAATGATGCTTATAATTAAGGATATAGAAAAAGAACAGGATATTAATACTCTCCATATTCAAACGCACACTATTTTAAACTCAATGCAAAACCCTTCAGTTATTATTGATAACAACTATAATATAGTTTCTGTAAACAAATCCTATGAGGAGTTGATTGGATTATCAAGTGATAGGCTGATTGGAATGAATATGATGAAATTATATAAGTTAGTAAATTATATTTACAAAGAAGTATACACAGACCAAACTGAAAATGACATTCATGAAGAACATTTTGAAGGAATGTTTACTAATTTTATTGGCATTAAAAAATCAGTAATTGTACGCAGGTCCGATATTTTGAATGTATACGGCAATCCTATAGGCAGGATTTCAGTTATAACTGATATAACAGACCTAAGAGAACAGCAAGAAAAAACTCTCCATCAGGAAAAGCTGGCCTTATTAGGACAGATGGGGGCAGCCATTGTCCATGAAACTAGAAATTTTTTAACTACAATAAAAGGATGCGGTCAGTTAATTATGGCTACGTCGGATCAGAGCAAAGTTATTGAATATGCAACTAAGATTGATGTTAATACAGATGAAGTAAACAGAATAATAAGTGATTTTTTAAGTTTATCAAAACCCAAGCAGGCAGCCTTGGAGGAAATTGCTGTTTGTGACCTTTTAGAATCAGTGAAAAGTATTATTGAAACCTCATCTTTAATCAGAGGGGTAGATATAAAATTTATCTATGATATCGATGAAAGATATATCATTTGCGATGAAGCACAAATTAGGCAGGTTATATTAAATATGTGCAAAAATGCTGTTGAGGCTATGGCCGAGTTATCAAACCCAATATTAACTATTGAAGCAGGTATTATAGAAGAAAATAATAATATCTATATTAAGATTTCTGATAATGGTAAGGGAATGAGCAAAGAAACTTTGGAGAAGATTGGGACTCCTTTCTTCACAACAAAACAAAGTGGTACGGGGCTTGGATTAAGTGTCTGTTACGATTTAGTAAAGCAGCAGGGCGGCTGGATTGATATCCACAGTACTGAAGGTTTAGGGACAACATTTACTATTAATTTACCAGGGTTAGAAGATGATGAAGAGGAGAGCGCGTAA
- a CDS encoding DEAD/DEAH box helicase — MNFNQLGINEDIVKILKNSGITEPTPVQEKSISLIKEGKDVIVESQTGTGKTLAFLLPIFENLSSKVDAVQALILTPTRELALQITEEALKLKPAKDINILAAYGGKDVGSQLKKLKTGIHLIIATPGRLLDHLERKSIDLSRLKTFVLDEADQMLLMGFKNEVESIMKETSKKRQTLCFSATINSDVKRLAYRYMKDPATVAIRKEEVTLEAIKQQVVETTDRRKQDALCTVLDQDNPYMAIIFCRTKRRADDLEVALYKRGYNCEKLHSDILQSKRERIMKAFKKGDFQYLIATDVAARGLDISGVSHIYNYDIPESVESYIHRIGRTGRAGEEGYTCLFIDPKDSLRLDEIEKAIKFKIPRRDLGEEKHGYK; from the coding sequence ATGAATTTTAACCAATTAGGAATTAACGAAGATATAGTAAAAATATTGAAAAATAGCGGCATTACTGAGCCTACACCAGTTCAGGAAAAAAGCATCAGCCTTATAAAAGAAGGAAAAGATGTTATAGTAGAATCTCAAACAGGAACAGGAAAAACGCTGGCATTCTTGCTTCCGATTTTTGAAAATCTCTCATCCAAAGTAGACGCAGTTCAAGCCCTGATTTTAACTCCTACAAGAGAGCTTGCCCTTCAGATAACTGAAGAAGCCCTAAAGCTTAAACCAGCTAAGGATATCAATATTTTAGCTGCATACGGAGGCAAGGATGTGGGGTCTCAGCTAAAAAAACTAAAAACAGGCATTCATCTTATCATCGCAACACCAGGAAGACTTCTGGATCATCTAGAAAGAAAATCTATAGATTTAAGCAGATTAAAGACCTTTGTACTAGACGAAGCAGATCAGATGCTTTTAATGGGTTTTAAGAACGAGGTGGAGTCAATTATGAAAGAAACCTCTAAAAAGCGTCAAACCCTTTGTTTCTCTGCAACCATAAATTCAGATGTAAAAAGATTAGCCTACAGATATATGAAAGATCCAGCAACAGTAGCTATCCGTAAGGAGGAAGTAACTCTTGAAGCCATTAAGCAGCAGGTAGTAGAAACTACAGACAGAAGAAAACAAGATGCTTTGTGCACTGTGCTAGATCAAGACAATCCATATATGGCTATAATCTTCTGCAGAACTAAAAGAAGAGCAGACGATCTAGAGGTTGCACTATATAAACGAGGCTATAACTGCGAAAAGCTGCATAGCGACATCCTTCAATCAAAACGTGAAAGAATAATGAAAGCCTTTAAAAAAGGTGATTTTCAATACTTAATAGCAACGGATGTGGCTGCTAGAGGCCTTGACATAAGCGGTGTGAGCCATATATATAACTATGACATACCTGAAAGCGTAGAAAGCTATATACATCGTATTGGCAGAACGGGAAGAGCTGGAGAGGAAGGCTACACCTGCCTATTTATTGATCCGAAGGATAGCTTACGACTTGACGAAATAGAAAAGGCTATTAAATTCAAAATACCAAGAAGGGACTTAGGTGAAGAAAAGCATGGCTACAAATAG
- a CDS encoding pentapeptide repeat-containing protein, producing MATNRSVPGNFNYNNIEKKDKNFMYKNLERSNCYNCDFSGSIFDFVSFRGAHFKSTNFYRCSFTYAEFIGTNLKDSDFKSAVIENAVFDSVKLEGANFKDAKFINTIFLSTDISKAKNLDTNTPGIRIFEEMPKLEISEELRTAVLTAMENKYVKKARVLDTKDGGLNTLNIMLLLENFTEETIIEGLKLIVEKIDREFYTLSYIIKFLKSM from the coding sequence ATGGCTACAAATAGAAGTGTACCGGGAAATTTTAATTACAATAATATAGAGAAAAAAGACAAAAACTTTATGTACAAAAACCTAGAAAGAAGCAATTGCTATAACTGCGACTTTTCAGGCTCAATTTTTGATTTTGTGAGCTTTAGAGGAGCACATTTTAAATCTACCAATTTTTATAGGTGCAGCTTTACATATGCAGAATTTATTGGAACAAACTTAAAGGACAGCGACTTTAAAAGTGCAGTTATTGAAAATGCTGTTTTTGATTCTGTAAAGCTTGAAGGTGCTAATTTTAAGGATGCAAAGTTTATAAACACTATATTCTTATCTACTGATATTAGCAAAGCTAAGAATTTAGATACTAATACTCCTGGCATTAGAATTTTTGAGGAAATGCCTAAATTAGAAATCAGCGAAGAGCTAAGGACAGCCGTTTTAACAGCTATGGAAAACAAATACGTAAAGAAAGCACGAGTTCTAGATACAAAAGATGGAGGTCTTAATACATTAAATATTATGCTTCTATTGGAGAACTTTACGGAAGAAACAATAATTGAGGGACTGAAGCTAATTGTAGAAAAGATAGATAGAGAATTCTACACTCTGAGCTATATAATAAAGTTTTTGAAGAGCATGTAG
- a CDS encoding tyrosine-type recombinase/integrase: MELVQPIKDMNLINKLKEDLFKKGQKDYLLFDIAINTGLKLIDIINLTVWDVKNKSQIAIKEGKTNKPLNYKISLEIQDEIEKFILGMSAGELLFPLKKGGKKPITTKQAYKSLNETGKKLGLDDIGTHTLRKTFGYHHYKKYEDIALLQNIFNHSTPDMTLRYIGVADIEDMTIEDFFQ; encoded by the coding sequence ATGGAATTAGTTCAACCTATAAAGGACATGAACTTAATAAACAAGCTAAAAGAGGACTTATTTAAAAAAGGACAAAAAGACTATTTACTATTTGATATAGCCATAAATACAGGCTTAAAGCTTATAGATATAATTAATCTTACTGTTTGGGATGTTAAAAATAAATCCCAAATTGCAATAAAGGAAGGCAAAACCAATAAACCATTGAACTATAAAATATCTCTTGAAATTCAAGATGAAATTGAAAAGTTTATATTGGGAATGTCGGCGGGAGAATTATTATTTCCACTGAAAAAAGGTGGAAAGAAACCTATAACGACAAAGCAAGCCTATAAATCCCTAAATGAAACGGGCAAAAAGCTTGGTTTAGATGATATTGGCACTCATACACTTAGAAAGACCTTTGGGTATCACCATTATAAAAAGTATGAGGATATAGCTTTGCTGCAAAATATATTTAATCACTCAACTCCTGATATGACTCTTAGATATATTGGAGTTGCTGATATTGAAGATATGACCATAGAGGATTTCTTTCAATAA
- a CDS encoding ArsR/SmtB family transcription factor produces MKLYEYNESNWQVEFIYSPYFEMLCSLHVIAKPEHHLSRLNWYREIRERMDPELYEEIMYFGSNYYEWLTAMDFKKVIYGVNDLDVIASLDCIAEMDNVDFIFAMLRGNLSREEIGRCINKASYKGDSTKISEVQARIFNNPEGFKRRFIACLKKYYYLYFERELRFIEPLLVRKLKKEAALCEDIGIKEYVPKIHTRIEVTNKAFLFHKYTLFTVPFDSINKIYIAISSFIDPHMLIDVDDGQSIQLTIRVNLEKTAEEVPLDLFITMKALGDETRLKILRCIYKKINSTQAIAKDLGITEAGVSKHLKLMYEAGILRKKRDGNYIHYIIEREIIDRIPMDIYQYLDS; encoded by the coding sequence ATGAAGCTTTATGAATACAATGAATCTAACTGGCAGGTGGAATTTATATATTCACCTTACTTTGAAATGCTCTGCAGTCTTCATGTTATAGCAAAGCCTGAGCATCATTTAAGCAGGCTTAATTGGTATAGAGAAATTCGAGAAAGAATGGACCCAGAACTATATGAGGAAATAATGTACTTTGGAAGCAATTATTACGAGTGGCTCACAGCTATGGATTTTAAAAAGGTTATCTATGGAGTGAATGACCTGGATGTTATTGCTTCACTGGACTGTATAGCCGAAATGGATAATGTGGATTTTATTTTCGCAATGTTAAGAGGAAATTTAAGCAGAGAAGAGATTGGAAGGTGTATTAATAAAGCTTCCTATAAAGGTGATTCTACAAAAATAAGCGAAGTGCAGGCGAGAATTTTTAACAACCCTGAGGGGTTTAAGAGGAGGTTTATTGCCTGCCTAAAAAAATATTATTATCTTTATTTTGAAAGGGAGCTTAGGTTTATTGAACCTCTACTTGTTAGAAAGCTTAAAAAGGAGGCGGCCCTATGCGAGGATATAGGCATAAAGGAGTATGTCCCCAAAATTCATACTAGAATTGAAGTTACTAACAAGGCTTTTCTTTTCCATAAGTATACTTTGTTTACTGTGCCCTTTGACTCTATAAACAAAATATATATAGCTATAAGCAGCTTTATTGACCCGCATATGCTTATAGATGTAGATGATGGTCAGAGCATTCAGCTTACTATAAGAGTGAACCTAGAGAAAACTGCCGAGGAAGTGCCCCTGGATTTATTTATTACAATGAAGGCTTTAGGAGATGAGACAAGACTTAAAATACTAAGATGCATATATAAGAAAATTAACAGCACCCAAGCCATAGCAAAGGATTTAGGCATAACAGAGGCAGGAGTGTCAAAGCATCTGAAGCTTATGTACGAGGCAGGAATTCTTCGCAAGAAGAGAGATGGAAATTACATTCATTATATAATTGAAAGAGAAATCATAGACAGAATCCCTATGGATATTTATCAATATTTGGACAGCTAG
- a CDS encoding ABC transporter permease translates to MRYFFKVVKAEMVKQHKNYFHNKSIYISLFLWPMLVFLSTYYGYKPFNMDRIRNHISYLNSSNVILFVLIGYVSMSFFRSLVQSAWRFSSERIFGTLELIYLTPGNRLAFVLGNAISSVFESVWLFVVFSGVILILKGKAFNANIVSTLLGTLLVIVLSLLWGMFLNSLFLYSRDSGFLFTILEEPMEIFAGVKVPTAVFPLWAKGISCVFPLTYAAEFLRRALLNSESIYALRYFILSSVLIGIIMLSLTIFFLKIGEAHAKKTGSMSLF, encoded by the coding sequence ATGAGATATTTTTTTAAGGTTGTAAAAGCTGAAATGGTGAAGCAGCACAAAAACTATTTTCATAATAAATCAATATATATTTCCTTATTCCTATGGCCTATGCTTGTATTTTTATCAACCTATTACGGCTACAAGCCTTTTAATATGGACAGGATAAGAAACCATATATCCTACCTAAACAGCTCAAATGTTATTTTATTTGTACTTATAGGCTATGTTTCCATGAGCTTTTTCAGATCTCTTGTTCAATCAGCCTGGAGATTTTCCTCAGAGAGAATTTTTGGCACTCTTGAACTTATTTATCTGACTCCAGGAAACAGGCTTGCTTTTGTACTTGGCAACGCTATTTCCTCTGTGTTTGAAAGTGTGTGGCTTTTTGTAGTTTTTTCTGGAGTTATTTTAATCCTAAAGGGAAAAGCTTTTAATGCTAACATAGTTTCAACTCTACTTGGAACTTTGCTTGTAATAGTACTTTCCTTGCTATGGGGAATGTTTTTAAATTCACTATTTTTGTATTCCAGAGATTCGGGATTTCTTTTTACAATACTTGAGGAGCCTATGGAAATCTTTGCTGGAGTTAAAGTTCCAACAGCTGTATTCCCATTATGGGCAAAAGGCATAAGCTGTGTTTTTCCTTTAACCTATGCTGCAGAGTTTTTAAGAAGAGCTTTATTAAACTCAGAAAGTATTTATGCTTTAAGATACTTTATTCTATCAAGCGTCCTTATAGGAATTATAATGCTGTCCTTAACTATCTTCTTTCTTAAGATAGGTGAGGCTCATGCAAAGAAAACAGGGAGCATGTCTTTGTTTTAG
- a CDS encoding ABC transporter ATP-binding protein — protein MLIAENLKKVYIQKTKKGFFKADKNTVEAVKGINFKINEGQIVGLLGINGAGKTTTIKMLSTLLTPTEGKITVDGIDAVKNSTVVKKKINMVAGGERMIYWRLTGRENLWYYGQLYNLEYKELDRRIDYLMELVGLEESQHIPVERYSKGMKQRLQIARGLINNPSYIFMDEPTLGLDAAIAKELREHVKRIAYAEGKSILLTSHYMPEVEELCEYIYIMDKGLIIAEGTPKKLALMGMEEKVLCMETYIINNNLNEEIFKICGNIEGCNIEIDEKNMLYTFKSKEDLSNEIASLLIKHKMPIKSFYTKEPRLEDAIIKLSKGVRINNPCVQKRNAEGA, from the coding sequence ATGTTAATTGCGGAAAATCTAAAAAAAGTTTATATACAAAAAACTAAAAAGGGGTTCTTTAAAGCTGACAAAAATACTGTAGAAGCAGTAAAGGGGATTAATTTTAAGATAAACGAAGGGCAAATCGTTGGCCTTCTAGGGATAAATGGAGCAGGAAAAACCACAACTATAAAGATGCTTTCGACTCTTCTAACACCCACAGAAGGAAAAATTACTGTAGATGGCATAGATGCAGTGAAAAACTCTACAGTGGTAAAGAAGAAAATAAACATGGTAGCCGGCGGAGAGAGAATGATTTATTGGAGGCTTACGGGAAGAGAAAATCTTTGGTATTATGGGCAGCTTTATAACCTTGAATACAAGGAGCTTGACAGGAGAATTGACTACTTGATGGAGCTGGTTGGACTTGAGGAAAGTCAGCATATTCCTGTTGAAAGGTATTCAAAGGGTATGAAGCAAAGACTTCAAATAGCCAGAGGTTTAATAAATAATCCAAGCTATATTTTTATGGATGAGCCAACCTTAGGGCTTGATGCTGCTATTGCAAAGGAGCTTAGGGAACATGTAAAGAGAATAGCCTATGCCGAAGGAAAATCCATACTTCTAACCTCACACTATATGCCAGAGGTTGAAGAACTTTGTGAATATATTTATATCATGGACAAAGGCCTTATAATTGCAGAAGGTACACCAAAGAAACTTGCCTTAATGGGAATGGAAGAAAAGGTGCTTTGCATGGAAACCTATATCATTAATAATAATCTCAATGAAGAAATCTTTAAGATATGCGGAAATATTGAGGGCTGCAATATAGAAATAGACGAGAAGAATATGCTTTATACCTTTAAATCAAAGGAAGACTTAAGCAATGAAATCGCAAGTCTATTAATAAAGCACAAAATGCCTATAAAGAGCTTCTATACAAAAGAGCCAAGGCTAGAGGACGCTATTATTAAGCTGTCAAAGGGCGTAAGGATTAATAATCCTTGCGTACAAAAAAGGAATGCAGAGGGGGCTTAA
- a CDS encoding ABC transporter permease, translating to MNFKILKATFKRNFIMQLRAYPKDFFIGNTLTGIYTVLSAYFMYQLLFKGNLDASFKAYSGTGDYMSYVIVGTALYLFAVRTCLNVSRSLITELREGTLDSLMIAPFNRVQYLCGNMLQQTITTSLEIMVMVIISLFFGANFSQVNLLSFILGFITSMFAYFSLSLVLAVIMLYFRDTYISQNTLFALMFLVCGVTFPVEYLPVPLRYLGTFIPVTTSFEIMRNSTIRGMGILGQANSFLYLIFISTIYCILGFVLLKRVEKIVLEKIFA from the coding sequence ATGAATTTCAAAATCCTAAAGGCAACCTTTAAAAGAAACTTCATTATGCAGCTGAGAGCCTATCCAAAGGATTTCTTCATTGGAAACACACTAACAGGCATCTACACAGTGCTTTCAGCTTATTTCATGTATCAGCTTTTGTTTAAGGGGAATCTCGATGCCAGCTTTAAAGCTTACTCAGGGACAGGAGATTATATGAGCTATGTCATAGTTGGTACTGCTCTTTATCTGTTTGCTGTAAGAACCTGCCTTAACGTTAGCAGAAGTCTTATAACAGAATTGAGGGAAGGTACCCTGGATAGCTTGATGATTGCACCATTTAACAGAGTTCAATACCTTTGCGGCAACATGCTTCAGCAGACTATAACCACAAGCCTTGAAATCATGGTTATGGTGATTATAAGTCTATTCTTTGGAGCGAATTTTTCCCAGGTTAATCTGCTTTCTTTTATTCTAGGCTTTATAACTTCAATGTTTGCTTATTTTTCATTATCTTTAGTACTTGCAGTAATAATGCTTTATTTTAGAGACACCTATATATCTCAAAACACCCTGTTTGCACTTATGTTTTTAGTCTGTGGGGTTACCTTCCCAGTTGAGTATCTGCCAGTGCCTCTTAGATATCTAGGAACGTTTATACCGGTGACTACTTCCTTTGAAATTATGAGAAACAGCACTATAAGAGGAATGGGAATATTAGGACAGGCAAACTCATTCTTATATCTTATATTTATAAGCACAATATATTGCATTTTAGGCTTTGTGCTGCTTAAAAGGGTAGAAAAAATAGTACTAGAAAAAATATTTGCATAG
- a CDS encoding AraC family transcriptional regulator: MHAFYENHVHEDLEFPFIFHLDTLTQNGSDFQMHWHENLELLYFIEGSAIVACDAKQHTANTGDIAVVNLNNLHWIKPITPKCRYYCLIVDKSFTDSFDLFISDIILKNIINDSLAREYFDVIIQEMLNERQYYKTAVKSTIIHLLVHMCRNYAVRGNVLEERRKGENKIERIKASISYIRKHYTEKLSIDEICHNIGYSKYYFCREFKEITGKTVVDYINSLRCSYARILLVSAKYNVGECADATGFNNLSYFCKTYKKYMGMSPSEQIRENKL, from the coding sequence TTGCATGCTTTTTACGAGAATCATGTTCATGAAGATTTGGAATTTCCATTTATATTCCATTTAGATACTTTAACACAAAACGGCAGTGATTTTCAAATGCACTGGCACGAGAATCTTGAACTGCTGTACTTTATTGAGGGCAGTGCAATAGTAGCCTGTGATGCCAAACAGCATACTGCCAATACAGGTGATATTGCAGTAGTTAACTTAAACAATCTTCACTGGATTAAGCCGATTACTCCAAAGTGCAGGTATTATTGCCTGATAGTTGACAAGTCGTTCACCGACAGCTTTGACCTTTTTATTAGTGATATTATCTTGAAAAATATAATAAATGATAGCCTTGCAAGAGAGTATTTTGATGTAATTATTCAAGAAATGCTTAATGAGCGTCAGTATTATAAAACTGCTGTAAAATCAACTATTATACATTTATTGGTACATATGTGTCGAAATTATGCAGTACGTGGAAATGTTCTGGAAGAAAGGAGAAAAGGCGAAAATAAGATTGAAAGAATTAAGGCATCAATCAGCTATATAAGAAAGCACTATACAGAGAAATTATCAATAGATGAAATCTGTCATAATATCGGCTATAGCAAATACTATTTTTGTCGTGAGTTTAAGGAAATTACCGGAAAAACTGTAGTGGATTATATTAATTCTCTTCGGTGCAGCTATGCCAGGATACTGTTGGTATCAGCCAAGTATAATGTAGGTGAATGTGCTGATGCCACTGGTTTTAACAATCTGTCTTATTTTTGCAAGACTTATAAGAAGTATATGGGAATGTCACCCTCTGAACAGATCCGTGAAAATAAATTGTAA